A genome region from Arachis duranensis cultivar V14167 chromosome 6, aradu.V14167.gnm2.J7QH, whole genome shotgun sequence includes the following:
- the LOC107493824 gene encoding protein FAR1-RELATED SEQUENCE 5-like, whose protein sequence is MSIKEDDVNNDSDNDLGVDFDYQPNAEDDADDDDVDSLDSTSKSEEVCGVKRIADLMVEDIWNLEFRTEDEACQFYNAYSCWHRFVMRKHGVVRDNQGRIISRQLVCNKEGWRNMRYLDMDDRSREARSLTRTKCPARLRIKLDYGCGRWKVSCFVESHNHDLTPPQFAHLIPANRRLTVTDRVQVENLHNFGVKSCHIMGYIAFQKGGYRHAGFTRKDLYNHIDRYRRAKVKNEDANAAINYLIGKSNNDPLFFGKYTFTSDERLEHIFWADGQSIIDYHCFGDIVAFDSTYKKNKYNKPLVIFSGCNHHGQTVIFGSGLLSDETTETYKWLLETFVEAMGGKSPKAVITDGDLAMRDAIKNVLPDATHRLCGWHLQRNACENIKNPNFLRDFKGLIYDNNDQRDFDRRWAAILDKHNLVGSTWMEKMYETREMWSHCFLRDKFFGYIRTTSQCEGINSLIRFYVNRKNTLIDFMHNLDRALKEYRNKELIADFKSQCSEPVMITSLEVYERSASCYFMRNVFKEIRNEIQRAGALNITVLSTTLDKVEFSVTALGDPAKDRRVEVDRGKNLFSCSCKLFESRGIPCSHIFCAMKFENILEFPDSLIYKRWTKNAKNEFISTDMPVNDDIERVLKFQVGALASNCNKLCDIACKDLADFDEVQSELVNLVIRLQSRKQGKSTPNVNVEGSNDPFVVKSKGAPSKRSSWRKKRACSNCHKYGHYYKRCPDLMQHSVEGNPRDRSYGNASAKDSGFSPERFANSSRSFSIKSEHHSRPNTKPFKKGGTRKFTATGMRNRKGKDNTFVEVKESQQDKIHSFTNYMR, encoded by the exons ATGTCTATAAAGGAGGATGATGTTAATAATGATTCTGATAATGATTTGGGTGTTGATTTCGATTATCAACCGAATGCAGAAGATGATGCTGATGACGACGATGTGGATTCTCTGGATTCCACTAGCAAGAGTGAAGAAGTTTGTGGTGTAAAAAGAATAGCGGATTTAATGGTAGAGGATATTTGGAACCTGGAGTTTAGGACGGAGGATGAGGCTTGCCAATTTTATAACGCTTATTCTTGTTGGCATAGATTTGTAATGAGGAAGCACGGCGTGGTTAGGGATAATCAAGGTAGAATCATTAGCAGGCAACTTGTTTGCAACAAAGAGGGCTGGAGAAATATGAGGTATCTTGATATGGATGATAGATCAAGGGAGGCAAGGTCACTAACGCGAACCAAGTGTCCAGCTCGGCTTAGGATAAAGCTTGACTACGGCTGCGGTAGATGGAAGGTATCATGTTTTGTGGAATCTCACAACCACGATCTGACGCCACCCCAATTTGCGCATCTGATACCGGCCAATCGTCGTCTCACTGTGACTGATAGAGTCCAAGTGGAAAATCTTCATAATTTTGGTGTCAAGAGCTGCCATATTATGGGGTATATTGCATTCCAGAAGGGTGGATATCGTCATGCTGGCTTCACACGGAAAGATTTGTACAACCACATCGATCGCTATCGTCGGGCAAAAGTTAAAAACGAGGATGCCAATGCGGCAATAAACTATTTGATTGGCAAGTCAAACAACGATCCACTGTTCTTTGGAAAGTATACGTTCACTAGTGACGAAAGGCTGGAGCATATTTTTTGGGCAGATGGGCAGTCAATTATCGACTATCACTGCTTTGGAGATATTGTTGCCTTTGATTCAACCTACAAGAAGAATAAATACAACAAGCCTTTGGTCATTTTCTCTGGATGCAATCATCACGGGCAGACTGTTATCTTCGGCTCCGGCCTACTATCGGACGAAACCACAGAGACGTATAAGTGGTTGTTGGAAACCTTTGTTGAAGCGATGGGTGGGAAAAGTCCAAAAGCAGTAATAACTGACGGAGACCTTGCCATGCGAGATGCAATCAAGAATGTTCTGCCTGATGCGACCCATCGGTTATGCGGCTGGCATCTGCAGAGAAATGCATGTGAAAATATAAAGAATCCTAATTTCCTGCGTGATTTTAAGGGTCTTATATACGACAACAACGACCAGAGAGACTTTGATCGGAGATGGGCAGCCATTTTGGATAAGCACAACCTTGTTGGCAGTACCTGGATGGAGAAGATGTACGAAACTCGTGAGATGTGGTCCCATTGTTTCCTCCGGGATAAGTTTTTCGGTTACATAAGGACGACATCACAGTGTGAAGGTATAAATTCTCTCATCAGATTTTATGTTAATCGCAAGAACACCCTCATTGACTTCATGCATAACCTGGATAGGGCTTTAAAGGAGTATAGAAACAAAGAATTAATAGCTGACTTTAAGTCTCAATGCTCAGAGCCTGTGATGATTACCTCATTGGAGGTATATGAAAGATCTGCATCATGTTATTTCATGCGAAACGTTTTCAAGGAAATTCGTAATGAGATTCAGAGGGCAGGGGCTTTGAATATAACGGTACTAAGCACAACCTTGGACAAGGTAGAGTTCAGTGTGACTGCTTTGGGAGACCCGGCCAAAGATCGCCGGGTGGAAGTCGATAGAGGTAAGAATCTGTTCTCGTGCTCGTGCAAGCTGTTTGAATCACGTGGTATTCCCTGTAGTCATATCTTCTGTGCCATGAAGTTCGAAAACATACTTGAGTTTCCAGATTCGTTGATATACAAAAGGTGGACAAAGAATGCAAAGAACGAATTTATTAGCACAGATATGCCTGTGAATGATGACATCGAAAGGGTCTTAAAGTTTCAAGTTGGAGCGTTGGCATCGAATTGCAACAAGCTGTGTGATATTGCTTGCAAGGATCTTGCAGACTTTGATGAAGTCCAGTCTGAACTTGTCAATTTAGTTATCCGCCTGCAGTCACGCAAACAAGGCAAGTCAACTCCTAATGTTAACGTGGAAGGCAGCAACGATCCATTCGTTGTCAAAAGCAAAGGAGCCCCTTCCAAGAGGTCTTcttggaggaagaagagagcATGCTCTAATTGCCACAAGTACGGTCATTACTACAAGCGCTGTCCAGATCTGATGCAGCATAGTGTGGAAGGTAACCCTCGCGATCGATCATACGGCAATGCATCAGCCAAGGACTCAGGTTTTAGTCCAGAAAGGTTTGCTAATTCTTCAAGGTCGTTCTCAATTAAGTCCGAACATCACTCAAGACCTAATACCAAG CCTTTTAAAAAGGGTGGAACAAGGAAGTTTACGGCGACGGGTATGAGGAACCGGAAGGGTAAAGACAACACTTTTGTTGag GTGAAGGAGTCACAGCAGGACAAGATACATTCATTCACGAACTATATGCGTTAA
- the LOC107493823 gene encoding uncharacterized protein LOC107493823, whose protein sequence is MAIECLEMFHGIDRTAFRMLTQVLYREVKQSLMVMAFLLSLETMGLNGIVQTAVKNEGWFMNSLADECVICLQCLLSQEFSGVVDKSRKLETLGHVLKTDLMLYQVHRMRSALLTLIPDTLSTICARILGDITMDAVWLEYHRTPKELLVSTHRTSAYRLHQRH, encoded by the coding sequence ATGGCAATCGAATGTTTGGAAATGTTCCATGGAATCGATCGAACTGCATTCAGGATGCTGACGCAAGTCCTTTACCGTGAAGTTAAACAGTCCCTGATGGTCATGGCATTTCTATTGTCACTGGAGACAATGGGACTGAATGGTATTGTGCAGACAGCCGTAAAAAATGAAGGCTGGTTTATGAACAGTCTTGCCGATGAATGTGTCATCTGTTTGCAATGCCTACTATCTCAGGAGTTCTCTGGGGTTGTGGACAAGTCCAGAAAACTCGAAACCCTCGGACACGTGCTGAAAACTGATCTCATGTTATACCAGGTTCATAGGATGAGATCCGCCCTCCTAACTCTGATTCCCGATACCCTATCAACCATTTGCGCTAGAATTCTAGGCGACATAACGATGGATGCGGTGTGGTTGGAGTACCACAGGACTCCTAAAGAACTACTGGTTTCAACACACAGGACCAGTGCATATCGGTTGCACCAGAGGCATTGA